In a genomic window of Lycium ferocissimum isolate CSIRO_LF1 chromosome 9, AGI_CSIRO_Lferr_CH_V1, whole genome shotgun sequence:
- the LOC132029787 gene encoding chitin-inducible gibberellin-responsive protein 1-like: MDSHQFCGYGVNGRDSSYSSYPTVSGASKFDSGNSPNSPLADYFNSETFTTVSDYQEQHSCTENLSAASSSRDSLLDYNQYFHRPNPSQDCLPEGPLVFSSGTSLLQNANHSRNMKQLESALVDLPLQGVPSGNLKQLLIACARALAENNLDDFEILVAKARNVVSVTGDPIQRLGAYIVEGLVARKELSGTTIYRSLRCKEPAGKDLLSYMHILYEICPYLKFGFMAANGAIVEACRNEDRVHIIDFQIAQGTQWMTLLQSLAARPGGAPYVRITGIDDPVSQYARGGGLTAVAERLSAISEKFNIEVEFNAVPVFAPDITRDMLDARPGEALAVNFPLQLHHTPDESVDVNNPRDNLIRMIKSLCPKIVTLVEQESNTNTAPFFPRFLEALDYYHAMFESIDVTLARDRKERINVEQHCLARDIVNVIACEDKERVERHELLGKWKSRFMMAGFQQYPLSSYVNSVIKDLMRRYSEHYTLVEKDGAMLLGWKKRNLVSASAWF; this comes from the coding sequence ATGGACTCGCACCAATTTTGTGGATATGGTGTGAACGGTAGGGATTCGTCATACTCTTCATACCCTACTGTTTCAGGAGCCTCGAAATTTGATTCAGGAAATTCACCAAATTCACCACTTGCGGACTATTTCAACTCTGAGACCTTCACCACAGTAAGTGATTACCAGGAGCAGCACAGCTGTACAGAGAATCTTTCTGCAGCTAGTTCTTCCCGTGATTCCTTGCTGGATTATAACCAATATTTCCATCGGCCAAACCCCTCTCAAGATTGTCTTCCAGAAGGTCCTCTGGTTTTCTCTAGTGGAACTTCTCTACTTCAGAATGCAAATCACAGTCGGAATATGAAACAGTTGGAGTCTGCTTTAGTGGACTTACCCTTGCAGGGTGTTCCGTCGGGCAATCTGAAGCAGCTGCTTATAGCATGCGCTAGAGCTCTTGCTGAAAACAATCTAGATGATTTTGAAATACTGGTTGCTAAGGCAAGGAATGTTGTGTCCGTTACTGGAGATCCCATCCAGCGTCTCGGTGCTTATATTGTAGAAGGGCTGGTAGCAAGAAAGGAGTTATCTGGAACCACCATATATAGGTCTTTGAGGTGTAAGGAGCCAGCTGGCAAGGACTTGCTATCCTACATGCATATCCTTTATGAAATATGCCCTTATCTAAAGTTTGGCTTCATGGCTGCAAATGGTGCTATTGTAGAAGCATGCAGAAATGAAGATCGCGTTCACATTATAGACTTTCAAATTGCTCAGGGGACCCAGTGGATGACTCTCTTACAATCTCTTGCTGCACGTCCCGGTGGTGCCCCTTACGTGCGCATTACAGGAATTGATGATCCAGTTTCACAATACGCTCGGGGAGGTGGGTTGACGGCAGTTGCGGAACGGCTATCAGCAATTTCTGAGAAATTCAACATCGAAGTTGAGTTTAATGCAGTGCCGGTTTTTGCTCCAGACATCACTAGGGATATGCTTGATGCAAGGCCTGGTGAGGCTCTGGCAGTAAACTTCCCTTTGCAACTTCACCACACCCCTGATGAGAGCGTTGACGTGAATAACCCTAGGGATAATCTCATTAGGATGATAAAGTCGCTTTGCCCCAAGATAGTCACTTTGGTGGAGCAAGAATCAAATACAAACACAGCTCCGTTTTTCCCTAGGTTTTTAGAAGCTCTAGATTACTACCATGCAATGTTCGAGTCAATAGATGTTACCCTAGCAAGGGACAGGAAGGAGCGGATCAATGTGGAACAGCATTGTTTAGCTAGGGATATAGTAAATGTTATAGCATGCGAGGACAAGGAAAGGGTGGAACGTCACGAGCTATTGGGGAAGTGGAAATCCAGGTTCATGATGGCAGGTTTTCAGCAATATCCTTTGAGCTCTTATGTGAATTCGGTGATAAAGGACCTCATGAGGCGTTACTCGGAGCATTATACACTAGTGGAGAAAGATGGGGCTATGCTATTGGGGTGGAAGAAGCGGAATCTAGTCTCTGCATCTGCTTGGTTTTAA